The Mammaliicoccus sciuri genome window below encodes:
- a CDS encoding CPBP family glutamic-type intramembrane protease produces MQHRSFSMRRIILYILLCTGILIFSAVFSTYLQHAIDIPTKIQQLLSGLIFTIGTVITLILIKRKRPNIISDLNLQVPIINKSFIFAICLPLILMLLVFIVTGLAGMYDQIHINLNSRVWLSFLFNIVFAILYEAFPEEVFIRGLILNELKNKMSVKNTLIIQPICFLIIACLAQLLTPIFFGERGLLDISYIIIIFTFGITLQLYREYAQSLWANMFFHIVYLEAMRNIFPGNSESLIIFQEQLPGFVALVGIMTLYLGSIVILGILLWRRKNTSLNTMSRS; encoded by the coding sequence TTGCAACATAGAAGTTTTAGTATGAGAAGAATTATATTATACATATTACTGTGTACTGGAATTTTGATTTTTTCAGCAGTATTTAGTACATATTTACAACATGCCATCGACATACCAACCAAAATTCAGCAGCTTTTAAGTGGTCTAATATTTACAATAGGAACAGTTATAACACTTATCTTAATTAAAAGAAAACGTCCAAATATAATATCTGATTTGAATTTACAAGTACCTATAATAAACAAGTCATTTATTTTCGCAATATGTCTGCCACTTATATTAATGTTATTGGTATTTATAGTGACTGGGTTAGCTGGTATGTATGATCAAATACATATAAATTTAAATAGTAGAGTATGGTTAAGTTTTCTTTTTAATATCGTCTTTGCAATTTTGTATGAAGCATTTCCTGAAGAAGTGTTTATAAGAGGATTGATTTTGAATGAGTTGAAAAATAAGATGTCAGTTAAAAATACTTTAATCATACAGCCTATATGTTTTCTAATCATAGCCTGTTTAGCACAATTGCTTACGCCAATCTTTTTTGGGGAAAGAGGTCTGTTAGATATAAGTTATATTATCATTATTTTCACGTTTGGTATAACACTGCAATTGTATAGAGAATATGCACAATCGTTATGGGCAAATATGTTTTTCCATATTGTATATTTAGAAGCAATGAGAAATATTTTCCCGGGTAATAGTGAATCACTCATTATCTTTCAAGAACAATTACCAGGGTTTGTTGCACTTGTTGGAATAATGACATTATATTTAGGAAGTATTGTGATATTAGGTATATTGTTATGGAGAAGAAAGAATACAAGTTTAAATACGATGTCTCGCAGTTAA
- a CDS encoding phosphoglycerate mutase family protein: MIYIIRHGQAEHNTDEPYSFNIRNPKLTLQGKEDYKKLRKEIRSDSRFWVSPTVRAIESAQLLSDENDITVVDILAPRIYPYKKISLNPCDQMIPSDYNISLDFISVTDVAHPNDLNEEAFISHLKEFIDEYIDDDKNNVIITHDGVIATLLAYYKNIKLERDSNHELMLHDDIFKFNKQDFLKGFN; encoded by the coding sequence ATGATTTATATTATTAGACATGGTCAAGCTGAACATAATACAGATGAACCTTATAGTTTTAATATAAGGAATCCAAAGTTAACATTACAAGGAAAAGAAGATTATAAAAAGTTAAGAAAAGAAATTAGAAGTGATTCAAGATTTTGGGTTAGTCCTACTGTCAGAGCTATAGAAAGCGCACAATTATTAAGTGATGAAAATGATATTACAGTTGTTGATATATTAGCACCTAGAATTTATCCTTATAAAAAAATTTCTTTAAATCCATGTGATCAAATGATACCAAGTGATTATAATATAAGTTTGGATTTTATAAGTGTAACCGACGTAGCGCATCCAAATGATTTAAATGAAGAAGCATTTATTTCACACCTTAAAGAATTCATTGATGAATATATAGATGATGATAAAAATAATGTAATCATAACTCATGATGGTGTTATAGCAACTTTATTGGCGTATTATAAAAACATCAAACTTGAGCGAGATTCGAATCATGAATTGATGTTACATGATGATATATTTAAATTTAACAAGCAAGACTTTTTAAAAGGCTTTAATTAA
- a CDS encoding thioesterase II family protein, with protein MNKYLIDNHNEFDKSIILFPFAGGGSNIYKNWTPSFKDFNVLRILYPGRESRFGERPITNIDTLVSEIYEEMLEEYNFDNDYYLFGHSMGTKVVYELALKIKHNEALPNPKGIIISAGKAPCFKEKNPIYHLDEEGFIEGLKSYGGTPKEVLENKDLMGMFLPMLRADFIIDEEYQDKLFEKVESPIFALMGTHDAQIELEELLEWEKYTTCNFKYDYVDGGHMFVNDNPDEVIFKVKEYLNDL; from the coding sequence TTGAATAAATATTTGATCGACAACCATAATGAATTTGATAAATCTATTATTTTATTTCCATTTGCAGGCGGTGGATCCAATATTTATAAGAATTGGACACCTTCTTTTAAGGATTTTAATGTGTTGCGTATTCTTTATCCAGGAAGAGAAAGTCGATTTGGAGAACGACCTATAACTAATATAGATACATTAGTTAGTGAAATTTATGAAGAAATGCTTGAAGAATATAATTTTGATAATGATTATTATCTATTTGGACATAGCATGGGTACTAAAGTAGTTTACGAACTGGCATTAAAAATTAAACATAATGAAGCATTACCTAATCCAAAAGGTATTATTATTTCAGCTGGCAAAGCACCTTGTTTCAAAGAAAAAAATCCGATTTATCATCTTGATGAAGAAGGTTTCATTGAAGGGTTAAAATCATATGGTGGAACACCTAAAGAAGTGTTAGAAAATAAAGATTTGATGGGTATGTTTTTACCAATGTTAAGAGCTGACTTTATTATCGACGAAGAATATCAAGATAAACTATTCGAAAAAGTAGAAAGTCCAATATTTGCTTTAATGGGTACACATGATGCACAAATTGAATTAGAAGAACTATTAGAATGGGAAAAGTATACAACTTGTAACTTTAAATATGATTATGTAGATGGTGGACATATGTTTGTTAATGATAATCCAGACGAAGTTATTTTTAAGGTTAAGGAATATTTGAATGATTTATAA
- a CDS encoding ABC transporter permease family protein, with amino-acid sequence MRKLYNFIMAIIAFLLLACLPALFDDQHFSFLNYLNALKSTFLYIFHPQDIIFTNKISQVERSLFPFFIEPWINTIVILFAALLLAFIVSLLFTYLLYVNDHIKKWYLKINTVLSIIPDIFYIPFSISLVILFYRYTDILLFNVANSSEDKALIFPILVLSIIPLVSSVTFLSSILDDVSRADYIEFSRAKGLSSKELYFKHILRNLFASYLINFKHIIWITLSSLLLLERIFNMHGLSSFIFDYGSPEVLFVTFILIYVPISLAIFMSHKVLFTITGVRGGLS; translated from the coding sequence ATGAGAAAATTATACAATTTCATCATGGCGATAATTGCATTCTTATTATTAGCATGTTTGCCTGCTTTATTCGATGATCAACATTTTAGTTTCTTGAATTATCTTAATGCCTTGAAGTCGACATTTTTATACATATTTCATCCTCAAGATATTATATTTACAAATAAAATATCACAAGTTGAACGTAGTTTATTTCCGTTCTTTATTGAACCTTGGATAAATACTATTGTGATTTTATTTGCTGCTCTATTGTTAGCTTTTATCGTATCTTTATTATTTACATACCTTTTATATGTTAATGACCATATTAAAAAATGGTATTTAAAAATTAATACAGTTCTATCTATTATTCCTGATATTTTTTATATACCTTTTTCTATTTCATTGGTGATATTATTTTATCGATATACAGATATTCTATTGTTTAATGTAGCGAATAGTTCCGAGGATAAAGCTTTAATATTCCCTATTTTGGTGCTATCCATTATTCCTTTAGTGAGTAGTGTGACATTTTTAAGTAGTATTTTAGATGATGTATCTCGTGCAGATTATATTGAATTTTCTAGAGCGAAGGGTTTATCTAGTAAAGAGTTATACTTTAAGCACATATTAAGGAATTTGTTTGCATCATATTTAATCAATTTCAAACATATTATCTGGATAACTCTTTCAAGCTTATTACTCTTGGAAAGAATCTTTAACATGCACGGTTTGTCATCATTTATATTTGATTACGGATCTCCAGAAGTATTATTTGTCACGTTTATATTGATTTATGTACCTATATCTCTCGCCATATTTATGAGTCATAAAGTATTATTTACCATCACTGGCGTACGGGGAGGGTTATCATGA
- a CDS encoding GNAT family N-acetyltransferase yields the protein MIIREMTQEDNAKVKEIIQSSLESLGLAIPGSAYYDPQLNDLHKYYANLNHANYWVVEIEEEIVGGVGIAPFNEHGKVCELQKLYLIPKAQGLGLSKKLMETALSFAFEHYEQCYLETMHELKAACILYEKFGFTLLNEPLPGSDHSAMDAWYIKSK from the coding sequence ATGATTATTCGAGAAATGACACAAGAAGATAACGCAAAAGTAAAAGAAATTATACAAAGCTCATTAGAATCACTTGGACTTGCGATTCCTGGGTCAGCTTATTATGATCCTCAACTTAACGATCTTCACAAATATTATGCTAATTTAAACCATGCGAACTATTGGGTAGTTGAAATTGAAGAAGAAATTGTGGGTGGCGTTGGAATAGCCCCGTTTAACGAACATGGTAAAGTTTGCGAATTACAAAAATTATATTTAATTCCAAAAGCACAAGGACTAGGACTTTCCAAGAAACTCATGGAAACCGCTCTGTCCTTTGCCTTTGAACATTATGAACAATGTTATTTAGAAACAATGCATGAATTAAAAGCAGCATGTATCCTATATGAGAAATTTGGATTTACACTGTTAAATGAACCACTCCCAGGTTCTGACCACTCCGCAATGGATGCGTGGTATATAAAGTCTAAATAG
- a CDS encoding ABC transporter permease subunit, which produces MKKFYILLTLLILPALVGVIYFDLLNITPKPMNFLYNSNGDIMKSSPFAPSFKALFGVDAASKNMLFEVLSGYRITILIIIVISSLSVLCSVVIGTYLAFNRKTTSIYSIFSNALFYIPQSILAYILLQPLLYETIDGFTTNMQFRMIYNIIILTILMTPTTTMLIKESTQHILNQDYIETAYTISPNDKHIFIKHVLPNIQTQYLIIFLRICFQTLIVMTHLAFFKIFFGGTKVCYGPACEIIERPSINDLNSLLGFHSNELTTNWWTFYAPLVGILYIFIIINLMSLELKIEQK; this is translated from the coding sequence ATGAAGAAATTTTATATACTATTAACGTTACTTATCTTACCAGCCCTAGTTGGTGTGATTTATTTTGATTTACTAAACATCACGCCTAAACCTATGAATTTTCTATACAATTCTAATGGGGATATTATGAAAAGCTCGCCATTTGCACCTAGCTTTAAAGCATTATTTGGTGTGGATGCCGCTTCTAAAAACATGTTATTTGAAGTGTTATCAGGATATCGTATCACTATACTGATTATCATCGTCATATCAAGTTTATCTGTTCTTTGTTCAGTAGTAATTGGAACTTATTTAGCATTTAATCGCAAGACAACAAGTATTTACAGTATCTTCTCTAATGCTTTATTTTATATTCCTCAATCTATATTGGCGTATATCTTATTACAACCTTTACTATATGAAACAATAGATGGATTTACGACTAATATGCAATTTAGAATGATTTATAATATCATTATTCTGACAATCTTAATGACACCAACGACAACAATGCTGATAAAAGAATCAACTCAGCATATATTAAATCAAGACTATATCGAAACTGCTTATACCATTAGTCCTAATGATAAACATATTTTTATCAAACATGTATTACCTAACATACAAACTCAATATTTAATCATATTTTTGAGAATATGTTTTCAAACTTTGATCGTCATGACACACCTAGCCTTCTTCAAAATATTCTTCGGAGGCACAAAAGTTTGCTATGGACCCGCATGTGAAATTATAGAACGACCAAGTATCAATGACTTAAACAGTTTATTAGGCTTTCACTCTAACGAGCTAACAACAAACTGGTGGACATTCTACGCTCCATTAGTTGGCATATTATATATTTTTATCATTATTAATTTGATGTCGCTGGAATTGAAAATAGAACAAAAGTAA
- a CDS encoding 4'-phosphopantetheinyl transferase family protein translates to MIYKMNKVSNIESFNPDKILDDLLQGYSSLVIILTEKIDLNKLDYIFLTNEQIQHLEKIVVPNDKVNYLISHSIVNIFYCNLMKCSIEELKYYYNSYSKPYIKNMSHINFNISHTSGCSVIAFSHLNIGIDVENIERKISFEDIIDYYFCDYEKNYINRESIKFFECWVAKEAYLKCTGYGLVKGLKNAHINLINSNYFEIINKDTYLSYIIYLEYIHLRYVIGVTTSEVKDE, encoded by the coding sequence ATGATTTATAAAATGAATAAAGTTTCTAATATTGAATCATTTAATCCAGATAAGATATTAGATGACTTATTACAAGGGTATTCTTCTTTAGTGATTATTTTGACTGAAAAAATTGATCTTAATAAATTAGATTATATATTTTTAACGAATGAACAAATTCAACATTTAGAGAAGATAGTGGTACCCAATGATAAAGTAAATTATTTAATCAGCCACTCAATAGTAAATATATTTTATTGTAATTTAATGAAATGTAGTATTGAAGAGTTGAAATATTATTATAATTCTTATAGTAAACCATACATAAAAAATATGAGTCATATAAACTTTAATATCTCTCATACTTCTGGTTGTTCAGTAATTGCTTTTTCACATCTAAATATAGGGATAGATGTTGAAAACATTGAAAGAAAGATAAGTTTTGAAGATATAATAGATTACTATTTTTGCGATTATGAAAAAAATTATATTAATAGGGAATCTATTAAATTTTTTGAGTGTTGGGTTGCTAAAGAAGCATATCTTAAATGCACAGGATATGGTTTAGTTAAAGGATTAAAGAACGCGCATATAAATCTTATTAACTCAAATTATTTTGAAATTATTAATAAGGATACATATCTGAGTTATATCATATATCTTGAGTATATACACTTACGATATGTTATCGGCGTTACTACTTCGGAGGTTAAAGATGAATAA
- a CDS encoding (2,3-dihydroxybenzoyl)adenylate synthase: protein MNNLKRTELETFYDHKAWGHNTLDEYLEEKAKRYSNNVAIIDGDIEITYETLIKEIKNYAGKMVADGIKEGDKVVVQLPNCLEFVIVIFSLFKIGAKPVLALANHRKIEIKGVIKNSQAVAYIAKSEYLGFYYETFIKEIESEMNYKLKKYILGNTNEYKKFYKTKRNDYVYQLNFEQESNRYKDIALLLLSGGTTGIPKLIPRRHCDYIYVAEQSAKRCLLDENTIYLASLSMAHNFPLGCPGIIGTFSVGGTVVICNVTSPDEIFPLIEEHSVTHTALVPSVAKMCINFYKYNSDYDISSLKLIQVGGALLDAYTGKEIVGSLNCMLQQVYGIAEGLICMTSPNDVDEIIYETQGTPISEYDEIKIVDENGNEVPDGEFGELYVRGPYTIYNYYNAPNIKCIDENMYFMTGDKVCKQQNGRYKIVGRIKEMINKSGEKILPTEIEDLLLKHSQIDDVKVIGIEDETVGEKICVCLKNESNLDIHELRTYLNNHGLADFKLPDCIKTVNDWPLTSFGKIDIKKLKALIK from the coding sequence ATGAATAATTTAAAAAGAACAGAACTAGAAACATTCTATGATCACAAGGCTTGGGGTCATAATACTCTAGACGAGTATTTAGAAGAAAAAGCTAAAAGGTATTCTAATAATGTCGCAATTATTGATGGAGATATTGAAATTACATATGAAACATTAATAAAAGAGATAAAAAATTATGCAGGTAAAATGGTTGCAGATGGCATAAAAGAAGGAGATAAAGTTGTTGTACAATTACCTAATTGCTTAGAATTTGTAATTGTAATATTTTCCCTATTTAAAATCGGTGCGAAACCAGTTCTAGCTTTGGCAAATCATAGAAAGATAGAAATTAAAGGTGTTATTAAGAATTCTCAAGCTGTTGCCTATATTGCTAAATCAGAGTATTTAGGTTTTTATTATGAAACATTTATTAAAGAAATAGAATCAGAAATGAATTATAAATTAAAAAAGTATATTCTTGGAAATACCAATGAATATAAAAAATTTTATAAAACAAAACGTAATGATTATGTTTATCAATTAAATTTTGAACAGGAAAGTAATCGTTATAAAGATATAGCTTTACTATTACTTTCTGGTGGTACAACTGGTATACCTAAATTAATACCAAGAAGACATTGTGATTATATATATGTTGCAGAACAAAGTGCGAAACGATGTTTATTAGATGAAAATACTATTTATTTAGCATCACTATCAATGGCACATAATTTTCCACTAGGGTGTCCTGGAATCATTGGAACTTTTTCAGTAGGTGGAACCGTAGTCATCTGTAATGTAACAAGTCCTGATGAAATATTTCCACTGATTGAAGAACACTCTGTTACTCATACAGCATTGGTTCCTTCAGTTGCTAAAATGTGTATAAATTTTTATAAATATAATTCAGATTATGATATTAGTTCGTTAAAGCTCATTCAGGTCGGCGGTGCATTGCTAGATGCATATACAGGTAAAGAGATTGTTGGATCATTAAATTGTATGTTGCAGCAAGTGTATGGCATAGCAGAAGGTTTAATATGTATGACATCTCCTAATGATGTAGATGAAATTATATATGAAACTCAAGGCACACCTATTTCAGAATATGATGAAATAAAAATTGTTGATGAAAATGGGAATGAAGTACCAGATGGAGAATTTGGTGAGCTTTATGTAAGGGGACCTTACACAATTTATAACTATTACAATGCTCCGAATATAAAATGTATTGACGAAAACATGTATTTTATGACTGGTGATAAAGTATGTAAACAACAAAATGGACGATATAAAATTGTCGGCCGAATAAAAGAAATGATAAATAAATCAGGTGAAAAAATATTACCTACTGAAATAGAAGATCTCTTATTAAAGCATAGTCAAATTGATGATGTAAAAGTTATTGGTATTGAAGATGAAACTGTAGGTGAGAAAATTTGTGTGTGTTTAAAAAACGAAAGCAATTTAGATATACATGAACTCAGAACGTATTTAAATAATCATGGGTTAGCAGACTTTAAGTTACCTGATTGTATAAAAACAGTAAATGACTGGCCATTAACTTCATTTGGAAAAATAGATATTAAAAAATTGAAGGCATTGATTAAATAA